ATGGTCGAATTTGCCAGGTCTTGTTATTGATATGAGTCAAATTGATTCTGGATTATACTTAACAATTCTTTAATTCTATCTATAAAGTGACAGTTTGGTATTTAAAGGTTAGGAGTTCGTTCGTAGGAAATAATTTTGTTACCTAGgtggcattttttatttttttatttttcagtagtTGTTCAGAGAGGTGTTCGATTTCTACCATTTTAGTCTTATCATGCTTCTACTTTCATCTTTGTGTGCTTCTCTCTCTGCATATCGATGTTATCTCTGGTTGTGATGAATGAGAAGGCATTAAGTGTCAAGCTACTTGAGGTTGAAATTCCATACCCCTTTACCGAACACTTTTAACTGCTTGAGCGAAAGCAGATGGCCTTGGTGAAAGTCATGTGTACTTGAAGGAACTTCGATAAAGTTCTTATGCTTTGAACAAAGATGCATTGGAGAGATATTTAATGTAGTTCTGAAGATAGTGAGGTTTAGTTTTTAATTGACTACTGATTAGTTGCATATTAGCAATAAGGACAGACATGTTTATgtgttaaattcatctcaattaagtAGCATTCCTAGGTAGAGAATATGAGAAAGATCAGAAGGGTTAGAAAAACCTGGGTTGAAAATAAAAGGCTTTTTCAAGACGTGGAAAAGGTAATAAATGAAAGCTAAGGCCATCGAAAGCAGAGTTCACCCAGAGTCTGTTTGACAATGTGCCTGGATGGAGTATCTTCTTCGTTTAGCCTGTATGAAATATCTATAGCTTTGCATGGATTGTATGACATTGCCCGAGAAAAATTTGAGTCTAGTGTCTTTCATCTTCAAGCGCATACTTAATTTGAGTGCTTACAACATTTTGATGGTGTTTCATTAGTTATGGCATAATTAATGGATAGGTATAACATTACAGTGAGTTTCATATCTGATACTGTATAAAAAATTGGCAAGGCTAGtttgatataatatttatgagCGTCTCTCATTTATAAAAGAAGTATTTATGAATGTCTCcccttttattatatttttttatattcgtgTAGGATGCTCCTACTAACGCAATTTTAGATGTCTCCTCTCTGAGTTGGTGATTGTAGATCTAGGTATCTATAAATACGTAGAAAAGAGTTCTGGTTTTATTCGGATGTGGGAACTCCCCAAAATATAGATTGGGGTAAATGGTTTTACATTCTTTTTGTTATGTGGACTACGTAGTCATAATTAGTCAGAACATCATAGTCTTAAaccttctctcatttttcatttgATTTCACTTTCTTGGTAGTTTAGAAACCGAAGGTTCACATATGACTTAGACGAGGAGACATTGTTGAAATGCGTATGCGGTTCAGTCTTAGGTGTCTTAGGTGAATTAGACTGATCCTGTACATGGGGATAAACGACAGCATTTTCACAGATGAGTTATAATTCTATCCATAGCTGTTTTATATGACTTGGTCTTTAGCTAAATGAGACTGTTCGCGAATCAACTGGGGACTAAAATGGCAACTTGGTGAACTGGTTGATGAAAAGAAAGAGATTAACCAAACCACCACATATGATGGATCCTGTTAGGAACAACTTTGAGGAGCTGCAAATTTTTGCTAACGCCTGGGGTCCATTCTTCTAAATACTAGATAAAGGCTATATCTAAATAATGTAACATACTGTAAATTAAGGTTTAAAccaaaagatttaaaaagacgATTTTAGATCTTATGATCAGTGCAGAAATAGGACGATATTAGTGCAGCCTATCTTTTCTCCCACCATATCTTTCGATTTGAAGTCATTGAACTACttagagatgagatggttttagataaaagttgaaagttgaataaaatattgttagaatattattttttaatattattattgttttgagatttgaaaaagttgaaatgttTATAatgttttgtgtgaaaatttggaaaagttgtattgatgagatgagataagttgagatgagatgaaaccattTCTCTATCCAAACTAAGCCTTAGTCAAAGAAGACTTTCATCACATGTCATTCATACTAAAATCATAGAGGAAGGACAATTAAaatcttgaaaagaaaatgctTGCTTACCAAGATCCTATGATTTAGTGCCGAAGCCTCATATTTAATTTGTCACTGAtgctacttatcaaaaacattTGTCACTGATGCTGAGCAATTTAACtgaataaatcatataaaatttctttgcATTTACACTGACCTAGTTGGATTTTATTTCAATGATACCTAAATGGTTAAATCTTGTTAATGCAGGGATTGGGGAAACTGCTGAAGGAGGTGGGTGATCCTCAGGTGTCAAGTCATCCTTTACACTGTTTGAAATAGTGCTACACTGAATGCATTGAAAGCAAATTTTCAAGGTCATTTAATTCCAAGAATCTGCTTTGCAGTTGCTGCTACAATGTCGATATTGTCAAAATTACGTTGTATTACTGTGGATGTCACTGGTACTTTGATAGCTTACAAAGGGGAGCTCGGTGACTACTACTGCATGGCAGCCAAATCTGTTGGGCTGCCATGCCCTGATTACAAACGTGTGCATGAGGGCTTCAAATTTGCATATAAAGACATGGCCAGAAAAAATCCTTGCTTTGGGTATGCCACGAAAATGCCCAACGTAGAGTGGTGGAAGACTTGTGTGAGAGATTCATTTACCAGGGTAAGCCAATTTGACATGGCCAGTATATACTTAGGCATGGCTTGTAATGATAACTACTTTGTTGCTAATCATTGTATATTACATAATGTTATGGCGCTACATACATTATGCTTCAAAACGGCAAGTGGAATTTGATAATCAAGAACTTTTGACTTATACTAGTGATAAAAACcagagtggaaaaaaaaaaaaaaaacatgctttTTGGCTCAGGATTTTACATGATGTACTTCTCTATAATTTATCTATGAGAAAGTTagaatgtaaatatttttttggctgCAGGCTGGATATGACTATGACAAGGAGACATTTGAGAAGGTGTTCCGACGCATTTATTCATCATTTGGTTCTTCTGCTCCTTATACTGTCTTTCCAGACTCCCAACCATTTTTAAGTTGGGTGCACGAGCAGGGGCTTAAAGTGGGGATTATAAGTAATGCGGAGTACCGGTATCGGGATGTAATTCTTCCAGCCTTGAATCTGAACCAGGTAgataaattattcttttgagATTCTGGCTCCCAAATTTACATTTAGCTTATCTGAATTGGCTCAGATTGAAGTAAGTAACTCATTGGATtcagtttgaaatgaaaatctATCTGCTGGTAATATTTCACACGCAGCTGATCGTCATTGCAACACACATTTGTACATAGCCACATTTAGTGTGATGGAATTGCTGCCTTGTTCTGACTTTAAAACACCAAACTAGGTTCTCATGATATGTATCATTATCAGAATGCTATTTTTTGCTGTTGTTTCGTTGTCATTTTCCACACATGTATCTGTATACAGACGTGTGAGATCTATATGTATGTCTATTCTTTTAATATTGACGAAcgcatgcatgtgtgtgtaaGCTCAACTAGGAATGCTGATACTGTCGAGTCTAATTTGCTGTTCAGGGATCTGAATGGGATTTTGGTGTGTTCTCTGGTCTCGAAGGGGTAGAGAAACCTGACCCAAAGATTTACAAGATTGCACTAGAGAGAGCTGGAAATATTGCACCTGAAGAAGTTCTGCATATTGGGGACAGCATGCGCAAAGACTATTTGCCAGCAAAGAGTGTGGGGATGCATGCATTACTCTTGGATAGATTTAAGACACCTGATGCTGAAGAATGGAGGAAATCTGGTGCCATTGTGCTTCCTGACTTGATGGCAGCAAAAGATTGGCTTACTTCAGAGAAGTCGACCTGTTGACTGACGTTCTTCTCTCTCATTCATGCTCTGATGTTTCTATGTAAGAATTCTTCCACATCATGTCGTGTAGACAtcgatgaaaaatattaaacacCTGGTAGTCCCCAAAATTTTGGTTTCTGTGGCATGTTTCACACCTGGGATATGATGTTTTTTCTCCCCGGGGGAAATTGACACCAAATGTTCTTAATTGAGTGATACTTTATTCGTCGAAAAGAACTTTTTAGGATAGTTATGTATTGTGGACAAGCACCTTAGATGCAGTCTTGTCATACTTATTGTGCTCACCACGCCGTGCCTTGAACTTTCCCGTTTTCATTGCAGTCCGTACCAATATTGTCAAATTCACTACAACCAGTCCGAACCAAAATTGCCAAAAAATGCGAAGTAATTCTCAGTTTTTATGCGTTTTCGGCCTTTATGGCACGTATTTACTCAAAATAAAGTCCAACAATAAGAAGACTACAAATCTGAACAAACATGGGTGAGAAGCAGCAATGCGAATATGTGGTAGCccaaaatagaaaagaagaaaatggtaCCTCTAGTCTAAGGCAAGCAGTAGTCCTTTCTCTGCTTGATTCGCTCCACCATCTGATTCTGCATGTGTCAGTCTAGTGCTGGTTGTGGTCCATCTTACGAAAAGAAGGC
This genomic interval from Carya illinoinensis cultivar Pawnee chromosome 10, C.illinoinensisPawnee_v1, whole genome shotgun sequence contains the following:
- the LOC122280012 gene encoding haloacid dehalogenase-like hydrolase domain-containing protein 3 isoform X1, with protein sequence MSFLLKLTPNTCDFYDATQSLVHCIFWTRKEMSRGIGETAEGVAATMSILSKLRCITVDVTGTLIAYKGELGDYYCMAAKSVGLPCPDYKRVHEGFKFAYKDMARKNPCFGYATKMPNVEWWKTCVRDSFTRAGYDYDKETFEKVFRRIYSSFGSSAPYTVFPDSQPFLSWVHEQGLKVGIISNAEYRYRDVILPALNLNQGSEWDFGVFSGLEGVEKPDPKIYKIALERAGNIAPEEVLHIGDSMRKDYLPAKSVGMHALLLDRFKTPDAEEWRKSGAIVLPDLMAAKDWLTSEKSTC
- the LOC122280012 gene encoding haloacid dehalogenase-like hydrolase domain-containing protein 3 isoform X2, with translation MSILSKLRCITVDVTGTLIAYKGELGDYYCMAAKSVGLPCPDYKRVHEGFKFAYKDMARKNPCFGYATKMPNVEWWKTCVRDSFTRAGYDYDKETFEKVFRRIYSSFGSSAPYTVFPDSQPFLSWVHEQGLKVGIISNAEYRYRDVILPALNLNQGSEWDFGVFSGLEGVEKPDPKIYKIALERAGNIAPEEVLHIGDSMRKDYLPAKSVGMHALLLDRFKTPDAEEWRKSGAIVLPDLMAAKDWLTSEKSTC